Part of the Methanofollis sp. genome, GCGAACGAGGCCTTCCTCCATGCCGGCGTCTCCCACACCCTCCCGCCCGAGGAGCAGGACAGGACGATCGCGATGTTCGCGGCGATGGAGTGCGCCGCGATGCTCCTCCTCAACCCCGGGGCTCATGTGGCCCTGGCCGGGTCGAAGGGGCCCATCGTGGCCGAAGAGGTGAGCGCGTTGCTCGGCCGCCCGGTCGCTGTCTATGACGAGTGGTGTGCGGCCCGCGGCCTTGCCCGGGTAGCGCGGGACGTCTTCTCCGGGAAAAAGGAGATCCTGGGACTTTCCGTCGACTTCTGACGCCGTGCAGGGAACCGTGACCCCCGCGCGGGAAAGAGTCCGTGTGCCTCCCTCCCCTTCCCCGGTGGACAGGCGAAAAGATCCTTGAATATTATTTGCCGGGGTATTTTCTCGTTTCCTGTTTTTTCCTTCTTTTCGGAAGGTTGAAACCCGATGAGGTTTTTACTTTATGTGATACGTTGATGTCCCGGGATATGCATGGGAGGATGCGGGTTTTTTTCCGCGATTCCGGGTCGATTGTCCCCGGCACAAGATTCTTATTTATTAATCATGATAAATTCTATGGGGTAGTCTGAGTGAGAGAGTTACGCATCCATGGCAGGGGTGGGCAGGGTTCTGTCACTGCTGCCGAACTGATCGCCGTCGCTGCATTCGAAGACGGCGTCTATTCGCAGGCATTTCCTGCATTTGGAGTCGAACGGCGCGGCGCCCCCGTGCAGGCGTTCGTCCGGTTCAACGACGCGAAGATCCGCCTGCGTAGTCAGGTCTATGAGCCCGACTACATCATCGTCCAGGACAGCAGCCTGATCCGCGACGTCGATGTCTTCGGCGGTCTGAAGAAGGGGGGCATCGCGATCGTGAATACAGAACGCTCGATCGACGCCGCTGTTCCCGAAGGGGTCAGGCTGATCACCCTCGACGCCACCGGCATCGCCCTTGAGAAACTCGGTGTCCCGATCATGAACACCACGCTCATCGGCGCCTTTGCCGCGGCGACCGGCGAGATCGCCCTCCCCGCGATCAGGAAGGCCCTTATGCGGCGCTTCCCGGGAAAACTTGGCGAGAAGAACGTGGCGGCAGCCGAATATGCCTACAAACTCGTGAAAGGTGAGGCCTGATGGGGTTGAATGTCGGGTGCGCCGCCGCACCGGGCCGGGCGCGGGACAATAAGACCGGGTCCTGGCGGGTCTTCAAGCCTGTTTTCAAGTACGACAAATGCGTGAAATGTGGTCTCTGTGAGGTCGTCTGTCCCGAGGGCTGCGTGTACGAAGGCGAGGACGGCTATTACCACCCTGACTATAACTATTGCAAGGGCTGCGGCCTCTGTGCCGAGGAGTGCCCTGTTGATGACATCGAACTCGTCCAGGAGGCGAAGTAAGACATGATGGAGATTCTGGAAGGTTCCCATGCGGTCGCCGAGGCCGTCAGGCTCTGCCGCCCCCAGGTGGTCGCGGCATACCCGATCACCCCGCAGACCCATATCGTCGAGGCGCTCGCGAGCATGGTCGCCGACTGCAAACTGGACGCCGAGTATATCTGTGTGGAGAGCGAGTTTTCGGCCCTTTCGGCCTGCCTCGGGGCAAGCGCCGCGGGGTCCCGCGTCTACTCCGCGACCACCTCGCAGGGCCTTGCCCTGATGTTCGAGGTCTGCTTCAATGTGGCCGGGATGCGCCAGCCGGTCATCATGACGATCGCAAACCGCGCCCTCGGTGCGCCCCTGAATATCTGGAACGACCAGCAGGACTCGATCTCCCTGCGGGACTCGGGCTGGCTGCAGTTCTACGCCGAGGACAACCAGGAGGCGACAGACCTCCACTTCATCGCCTACAAGGTTGCCGAGGACCACAGGATCCTCCTGCCCGCGATGGTCTGCTTCGACGGTTTCATCCTGACGCACACCTACGAACCGGTGGACATGCCCTCGCAGGAGGCGATCGACGCCTTCCTCCCGCCGTACAAACCGGTCACCATCCTGGACGCGAAGAAGCCGATGTCCCTTGGCATGTACGCGACCCCCGACTACTACATGGAGTTCAGGTACGAGACCGACCAGGCCCAGAAGCGGGCGAAGGAAGTCTTTGCCGAGGTCGGCGCCGAGTTCGCCGCAAAGTTCGGCCGCGACTACTCCGGCCTGGTCGAGGGCTACCGCCTTGAAGACGCCGACATGGCGTTTATCGCGCTGGGCTCGATCTGCGGGACTGTCAGGGAAGCGATCGACGAGATGCGGGCCGAAGGGAAGAAGGTCGGCCTGCTGAAGATCCGCAGCTTCCGCCCCTTCCCCTCCGAGGAGATCAGGGCCACCCTCTCGGGCGTCTCGAAGGTTGCGGTCCTCGACAAGAACATCTCTCTCGGCCAGAAGGGTGCGGTCGCACTCGAAGTGCGGGACGCCCTGTACGGCAGCGGGATCGACGTGAAAGGCTATATTCTGGCCCTTGGCGGCAGGGACGTGCGGCAGGCAGACATCAAGGCGATCGCCGACCTCCTCGAAAAAGGAGAGGGCGACCAGTTCTTCGGCCTGCGGACGGAGGTGCTCTGAGATGACCGAGGAATGCGAACTCTTCGAGTGCGGCCACCGCGCCTGCGGCGGCTGCGGCCCGGCCCTTGCGGCCAGGCTGATTATGAAGGGGACCGGCGAGAACACGATCATCGTCGCCTCCACAGGGTGCATGGAGGTTTTCTCGACCCCATACCCGGAGACGGCATGGGGCGTGCCCTGGATCCACTCCCTCTTCGAGAATGCCGCGGCCGTGGCATCCGGGATCGAGGCCTCCCTCAAGAAGCAGGGGCGGGACGAGCATGTCGTCTGCATCTGCGGCGACGGCGCCACCTTCGATATCGGGATGCTCTGCATCTCCGGCGCCTTCGAGCGGGGGCACGACATCACCTACATCTGCTACGACAACGAGGCCTACATGAACACCGGCATCCAGCGCTCTGGTGCGACGCCGTACGACGCCGACACGACGACGAGCCCTGCTGGCAAGTGCTCGACCGGCAACCAGCGGCCGAAGAAGGACCTCCCGGCGATCCTGGCGGCCCACGGGGCGACCTATGTGGCCACGGCCTCGATCGCCTACCCGAACGACCTGATCAAGAAGGTGCAGCGCGCCGTCTCGACGCACGGCCCGAACTACATTCAGGTCCACGCCCCCTGTGCGACAGGCTGGGGCTTTGACGGCTCGCAGACGATGGCGGTCGGCCGCCTCGCGGTCGAGACCGGTCTCTGGGTGAACTACGAGATGATGAACGGCGAGGTCGAGCGTGTGCGCAAGGTCGCCCACAGAAAGCCCGTCGACGACTACCTCTCCGTCCAGAAGCGGTTCCGCCACCTCTACAGGCCTGGTCGGAACGAGGAGGAGATCGCCAAGATCCAGGCGATCGCCGACGCCAACGCCAGAAAGTTCGGGGTCGACCTGAACGTGAAGAAGGAAGAGTGACCGGGGATCCGGTCCATCGATCTTTTTTTTGTGCGCACCTGACCGAATCGCGTACGAGCGGTTGCTGGACGAAGACGGTGTCCCGGAATGGATCATACCCTCTGTGCTCGTTGCCCGGAGAAGGATGCCCATCTCTCTTCGGTCGTCCCCTGATCGTAGGATAGAACCGGGGATGAGCGAAAACGATACCCCAAAGAGGGAGATTGCCGTCCCCCGTTACCTTCAGTCCGTCTCCTGATATTTCCTGAGGGTGAACCGTATCGCCGCCCCCTCTCCCGGACGGCCCGCAACCCGGTCGTCCGCCCTGATCGTCCCGCCGTACCAGGTCACCAGGGACCGGCAGATATGGAGGCCGAGGCCCGTGCCCGACGCCGTGCTCTTCCCGCGCCTGAAGCGCTCGAAGACGGCGTCCTTGAGGTCGTCAGTGATGCCCGGCCCGGTGTCCTCGACCGAGACCTCCACCTTATCGCCGCGGTCGGCGACGGCGATCCTGATCTCCGTGCCGTCGCCGCCATGTTTCCGGCTGTTCCCGATGAGGTTGGCGACGACCTCCCCGAGGAGGTCGTCGGCCATCACCACGATGTCCGTACCGTCGTACCTGATCCTCGTGTCCGGGTGGAGGGCGACCTCCTCCCTGATGACCCTGTCGAGGGAGATGGGCGCAAGGTCGGTCCTCTTCTCGTAGGTCTTCCTGATCGTCCCGACATTCCTGATGATCTCGACGCTCTTGTGCGCACCGGCAAGGGCCTTCCCGGCGTACTCTCTCTGGTCGTCTGACAGGTCCGACTCTTTCAGGAACTCGAGGTACGAGAGGGTGACGGTGTTCGCGTTGTTGATGTCGTGGAGGAGGATGTCGATGTAGAGGTTTGCCTCCTCGTTGGCAACTTCCAGTTGTCCGGTCCTCTGGTCCACCATCTCTTCGAGGTCTCCGCTGTACTCCCTGACCTGCTCCTCAGACTCCCTCAACTTTTCGATGGTCTCCTTGAGACGCCCAACCATCATGTTGACGCTCTCTTCCAGGCGGGCGAACTCGATCCCTTTTGTCGCCCTGATCCTGTGGTCGAGGTCGCCCCGTGCGATGATCCCGACGTCCTCCACGATGGCGTCCACCGGGCGGGTGATGTACCACGAGGAGGCGAGGGCGACCAGCGCCCCGAAGAGGACGCCGAGCACCCCCGTGATGATATTGAACAGTTTGACCGCGTTGATGTGGTCGACTCTCTCCTGCAGGTTGTAGGTGACCTCGACGATCCTGGTGTTCTCGTCTGTCCCCCTGTCAGGGTCGACGAAGAGGTACCTGGTCATCCTGTGGGTCTCTTCGTCCATGACCGCAACGTCCGCCCGCGTCGTGAGGGCCTGCTGCAACATCTCCGGCCCGAGCGTACCCCCCGTTGTGTTCATCGGGTCGGTGAGGTCGACGACCAGGTCTCCGGCAGTGTCGTAGACCCTGACCGATTCCATGAACGGGTTGACCTCCCGCGCTTTCGTGACGATATCCTGCTGGTAGATCGCTGGTATCCCGCCCTGCTTTGGGATGATGACGGCTGCTTCCAGGAGATAGGACCCGTCCGGCGTCAGGTCGTATGCGCTGGTGGTGACCGAACCGTCGGAGTTCGTCCTGACCTCCCATGTGGGCTGGAAATGGCTGCTGTACCTGACAATGTCGGCGACCTCGGTGGTTCTGGTGAGGTGCACCGATGTCGCGGTGTTTTCGCCGAACAGACGGTGCAGATGTTCCTCCAGCGGCCGGGTGTCGGGCAGGGACGCATTGTCCGGCGGCGGGGTGTACCCTGTGACGTACGTGTCGAGGATGGCGACCATCTCCGTGCTGTAGTCCCTTCCCCTGTATGCCTCCTCTCTGTTGACCAGGACGACGGCCTCGCGGATCATCTCGTCGGTATGGTCCATCACCTCCTCGTACGCCTCGACGATCTCGCCCCTCACTTCGAGGTACGAGATCGTCGAGAGAAAACCGATGGTGACGCTGATGACCAGAAAAACGAAGAACAGCACGTAATGAAGATACGGCCTTCTGTCCCGGGAGGTGCTGCTGCTCTTATTCATGGGGTGTACCGGAGGTGCTGTCCTGGTGTCACTTTCGTGCGATATTTTCTATTGTTATCATTTGATTATAAGAGTATCTATTTGGAAAAATCTTGATATATTTATTTTCAACACAATCTTCTGCTGAATTGCCCTTTATTGGGAGGTAATTATATATGTGGTCCCTCGTGTCCGGGGCTGGCGGTCTCGTGACCGTCCGGGAACCGACAGGGCTGTTGTCTGGCCTCCCTGGTATTCGCCGACAGCAGAGGCTGCACGGATGGAGGCGTGATCCTGATTTCCCTGTATGGCCCTGAGAGTGATGCTCTGATGAAACGCCCCCTGCCCCGGCGTCGGGTCATCTGCCTGACAGGGGAGGGGAAAAAGAGGACTCTGGAGAAAAAGTTTGTCTCACTCCTGCCGTCTTCGCATCAGCAGGAAGGGGAAGAGGAGCACAACCGCCACGGTGAGCCAGACACTCCCGAAGATATAGAGGAGACGTTCCCGTGCCGGGTCGTAGAAGCGCACCTCGGCAGAGCGCACGCGGTCGAATGCGATCACGGTCGTGTTATTCTCCGTCGAGACCTCTCCCCCCTCGCTCACCCGGCCGAGGAGGGGGTTTTTGACGGCCTGACCTTCAGGGAGGGTGACCGTGATGTTCGAGGGCTCGGTAAAGATCAACTGGAGGTTCTTCTCCGTGATCGGGGCCTCGTAGGTCACCGTCACATTCCCCTTCTCGAAGGCGATGGTGTTCCGGTTCTTCTGCGTGTAGGTGCAGTTCTCCCCGCACGCCCCGGAGACCGTCACGTTTTTGCCCGTAAGGGGCACCCTCTCCCCGAGCATCCCGGGCTCCCAGAAAGAGTATTCACTCTCGTTGACGAGGGTGACCTCCCCCCGGTAGGCATCGCCGCCGGGGAGCACCGTCACCGTCGCCTCGAAGGCCGCGGCAGGCGCCAGCAGGATTACAAGTGCAAGACAGAGAGCAACGCCTGCTCGGTGGCGTCGATCTCGATCGGGGGTGGACACTGTTTTATCACCGTTTCCGGGTCCTTGAGGAGATGGCCGGTCACGACGCAGACGATCTTCTCGTCGCGATCGATCGCTCCCTCCTCCACGAGTTTCTTGATCCCCGCCACCGAGGCTGCCGACGCCGGTTCGACGCCGATCCCTTCCTTCCGGGCGAGGGCACGCTGCATGGCCAGGATCTCCTCGTCTGTCACCGATGCCGCGGTGCCGCCGGTCGCCCTGATGGCGATCAGGGCCTTCTCGGCATTCACCGGGGCGCCGATCCTGATCGCGGTCGCCACGGTTTCCGGGTGCTCGTCCGGCACGACCTCGCCGAGGTTGCCCTGGATCGCACGCACGAGAGGCTGCGAACCCGCGGCCTGGATGCCTGTCATCTTCGGGAGGCGGTCGATGAATCCGAGAGTCTCCAGTTCTTTCAGCCCCTTGTAGACTGCGGAGATGTTGCCCGCGTTGCCGACAGGGAGGACGAGCCTGTCCGGCACCTCGCCGAGCTGGTCGACCGACTCGAAGCCGATGGTCTTCTGCCCCTCAAGCCGGTAGGGGTTGATGGAATTGAGGAGGTAGATGCCATGCTTGATACAGAGTTCGCGGACAAGGGCGAGGGCCACGTCGAAGTTGTCGCGGATCGCGATCACCTTGGCGCCGTGCATCAGCGCCTGGGCGACCTTGCCGAGGGCGACCTTCCCTGCCGGGAGGAGGACGACCGCCGGGATGCCCGCCTTTGCGGCGTACACCGCCAGGCTTGCCGAGGTGTTGCCGGTGCTCGCGCAGGCCACGCTCTTCATGCCGAGCTGAATGGCCATCGAGACGCCGACGGTCATGCCGCGGTCCTTGAAGGAGCCGCTCGGGTTCATGCCCTCGTGTTTGGCATAGAGGTGGGGGAGGCCGAGTTCCTTTCCAAGCCTCTCAAGGTGGTACAGGGGTGTTCCGCCTTCCTGGAGAGTGACCGGCTTGATGGTGACCGGCAGGAGCTCCCGGTAGCGCCAGACCGAGAGGGGGCGCTGTTCCCACTCCTTCTTTGTCACGCTGATCGCGTCAAGGTCGTAGTTGACGGTGAGCAGGTGCCCGCATTTTTTGCAGGTATAGATGATCTCGCCGGGCGCGTATTCGGCACCGCAGTGGATGCACGAGAGACGGTACATGGAAGAGAGTAGGTCGTCAGGGTAGATAAAATTCGGGACGCTACCGCCCTATCCGGGCGGTGACGAGAAAGAGAAGCCAGAGAATACAGGCTGCAACGACGCCTGTCCAGGGGTAGAGGTCGGCCGGGACGAGTCCGGCGGGCCCTGCGGCCGCAAGGCCGAAGGCCGCGGCGCACATCGCGCCCGCATAGATGGCGGGCCTCTGGTCGCCGCTGCCTGTGACGATCTTCCCTCTCGTCCGGTGGTCGGAGAGGGGGAAGAGCCAGGCGACGCCGCTCTTCGTGCACGAGTCTTCGAGGAGGTGGCCGACTGCCCCGCCCAGGAACCCGAGGAGGAAGATGGTGAAGCCCATGTCCCAGGGTATCGCGAAGACGATGGCCCCGATCGCCCGGGCATAGAAGCCGAGGAGGGCCGTCATCAGCACGACGCCGATGAGGGAGTGGAGGACGCCGCGGTGCCGGGGCATGCCCCTCTCCCCGCAGAGGAGGATGAAGGGCAGGGAGATCGGGTAGTAGATCAGGTAGCGGATGCCGTAGCCGAAGACAGGGAGGATGACAAGCCTCTTTCCCCTGCCGCCCGGGACGCGGGTGTGGAAGATTGCGGAATCGTTTGCGTCGGCGTCCGGGGCGAGGGCCCCGATGAAGACGCCGAAGAGGCTGGCGATCAGCCAGGCCGGGTGGATGGACCAGAGCCAGGGGGCGAGCACGGCGGCGTCTGTAGCAAGGCTGATGGTGATATGTTCATTACCGTTCAAAGGCACTCCTTCCATGCAGCGTACAGGTCGGGCCGCCGGTCTTTCACGACCGGGAGGGCCGTCCGCATCGCTGAAATTTTCGTGAGGTCGATCTCGCCGATGACGAGGTCGCCCCTCTCTTCGCCGACGAGTTCCCCGTCCGGGCCGGCGATGCAGGACCCGGCCCCGGCGTTCGCGCCGGCGACATAATATTCCCCGTCGAGGGCCCGCGCCCGCACGAGGAGGTCCCACTGGGCGAGGCGCACCGCCGGCCACGCGGCAGGGACGAGGACGCAGTCGGCCCCGCAGGCCGCGTAGTGGGCGAAGAGGTCGGGGAACCTGAGGTCGTAGCAGACCGCGAGGGCGAACCTGACGCCCCCGGCCTCGAAGGTCGCCGGGACGGTGCCCGGTGTGCAGGCCGCATCCTCGCCGTCAGGGGAGAAGAGGTGGACCTTCGCATAACTCGCGGCGATCCTTCCCTCCGGGCTGACGGCATAGGCCATGTTCCGCGGCCTGAGATAGCCTTCATAGCACGACCCGACGACCCAGATGCCGTGCTCCGCGGCGGTCCGGCAGAGGGACCGGAGGATGCTGGGGTCGGCCCGCGGCTCCGTGGCCGACCACCCGGTCGCGAATTGCTCAGGGAGGACGAGGAGGTCGGCCCCGGCGGCCCGTGCCTCTCCGGCGAGGGCGCCGGCCCGGGCAAGGCCGTCCGCGACCGTGGCGGCGGGCGCCATGCCGGCACAGCAGACCTTCACAGCCCCGCCCCTGTCAGGATGGGGAAGGCCGCCTTGATCCCGGTGATCACGAACTGGACGGCGATGGCGATGAGCATCATACCCATCAGCCTGTTCACGGCGCGGTACTCCCGCTGCCCGACATGGCGCATGATCCTCTCGGAGTTGGCGAGCATCAGGTACGTGGTCCCGACCGCCAGGAGGATCGCCCCGATCACGACGGCGATCCCGACCGGGTTCCAGGACGTCGCCTCGTTGGTGAGCACGATCGCCGTCGTGATGGCGCCCGGCCCCGCGATCATCGGGATCGCGAGGGGCATCACCCCGACGTCGTCGGCGTCCTGGCTCTCGTACTTTTCGGTCGCCGAGATCTTCGTCCGCGAGGTCTTCGCGTGGACCATCTCCATGCCGATGCCGAAGAGGAGAAGCCCGCCCGCGATCCTGAAGGCATCCAGGGTGATCCCGAAGAGTTGCAGGATCAGGCCGCCCGCGATCGCAAAGAGGAGGAGGACGGCGAGGGCGTACCAGCACGCCACCCTGGCGACCGACCTTTTCTGCACCTCCTCCATCCCTTCGGTCAGGGAGACATAGAGAAGCGTCGCTGCCAGAGGGTTGATGACGATGAAAATCGATGATACGCTGAGCAGTACAAAACTCAGCATGTCGCCGCTCATGGAGAAAGGTAGGTTCTCTCCGGGTTAATGCCTTTCGAGGGATCTCTTCTGGGGGGAGAGAGGAGGAGAAGGCGGCGGATCGGTGTCTCCACCGGGGGGCTGTTGCCCCCGGTCCACTCCTCGGGGAAGGCGGTGGATCGGATCTCTCCCCTGTTTCAGATTTCAGGGCAGGCGCTTGCTCTCTCTCCACAATTTCATCGCGCACACCTGACCGGATTCCGCACTAACAAAGTCGGCCCTGTGGAGACACGCACACAAAACCGCGAAGAAGAAAAGAACCGTACAGAACAGACGAGAAAAAGAAACCGGGAAAATCCCGGTATTATTTACTCGTACAGGACCGGTTCGTCGATCCTGGTGTAGGATACGATCTCGTCGCCGGCGAAGTGGATTGCAATCTCGCGGGCGGCGCTCTCGTCGGAGTCCGAGGCGTGGATCACGTTCTTGCCGGTCTCCATGCCGAAGTCTCCCCTGATAGTCCCGGGTGCGGCCTCGGCCGGGTTGGTTGCGCCGACGAGTTTCCGCACAATCGCCACGGCACCCTTGCCTTCCCAGACCATCGTGAGCACAGGGCCGCTCATGACGT contains:
- a CDS encoding 4Fe-4S binding protein, which produces MGLNVGCAAAPGRARDNKTGSWRVFKPVFKYDKCVKCGLCEVVCPEGCVYEGEDGYYHPDYNYCKGCGLCAEECPVDDIELVQEAK
- a CDS encoding metal-dependent hydrolase, translated to MNGNEHITISLATDAAVLAPWLWSIHPAWLIASLFGVFIGALAPDADANDSAIFHTRVPGGRGKRLVILPVFGYGIRYLIYYPISLPFILLCGERGMPRHRGVLHSLIGVVLMTALLGFYARAIGAIVFAIPWDMGFTIFLLGFLGGAVGHLLEDSCTKSGVAWLFPLSDHRTRGKIVTGSGDQRPAIYAGAMCAAAFGLAAAGPAGLVPADLYPWTGVVAACILWLLFLVTARIGR
- a CDS encoding MarC family protein, which produces MSGDMLSFVLLSVSSIFIVINPLAATLLYVSLTEGMEEVQKRSVARVACWYALAVLLLFAIAGGLILQLFGITLDAFRIAGGLLLFGIGMEMVHAKTSRTKISATEKYESQDADDVGVMPLAIPMIAGPGAITTAIVLTNEATSWNPVGIAVVIGAILLAVGTTYLMLANSERIMRHVGQREYRAVNRLMGMMLIAIAVQFVITGIKAAFPILTGAGL
- the thrC gene encoding threonine synthase → MYRLSCIHCGAEYAPGEIIYTCKKCGHLLTVNYDLDAISVTKKEWEQRPLSVWRYRELLPVTIKPVTLQEGGTPLYHLERLGKELGLPHLYAKHEGMNPSGSFKDRGMTVGVSMAIQLGMKSVACASTGNTSASLAVYAAKAGIPAVVLLPAGKVALGKVAQALMHGAKVIAIRDNFDVALALVRELCIKHGIYLLNSINPYRLEGQKTIGFESVDQLGEVPDRLVLPVGNAGNISAVYKGLKELETLGFIDRLPKMTGIQAAGSQPLVRAIQGNLGEVVPDEHPETVATAIRIGAPVNAEKALIAIRATGGTAASVTDEEILAMQRALARKEGIGVEPASAASVAGIKKLVEEGAIDRDEKIVCVVTGHLLKDPETVIKQCPPPIEIDATEQALLSVLHL
- the porA gene encoding pyruvate ferredoxin oxidoreductase; amino-acid sequence: MMEILEGSHAVAEAVRLCRPQVVAAYPITPQTHIVEALASMVADCKLDAEYICVESEFSALSACLGASAAGSRVYSATTSQGLALMFEVCFNVAGMRQPVIMTIANRALGAPLNIWNDQQDSISLRDSGWLQFYAEDNQEATDLHFIAYKVAEDHRILLPAMVCFDGFILTHTYEPVDMPSQEAIDAFLPPYKPVTILDAKKPMSLGMYATPDYYMEFRYETDQAQKRAKEVFAEVGAEFAAKFGRDYSGLVEGYRLEDADMAFIALGSICGTVREAIDEMRAEGKKVGLLKIRSFRPFPSEEIRATLSGVSKVAVLDKNISLGQKGAVALEVRDALYGSGIDVKGYILALGGRDVRQADIKAIADLLEKGEGDQFFGLRTEVL
- a CDS encoding pyruvate ferredoxin oxidoreductase subunit gamma, translated to MRELRIHGRGGQGSVTAAELIAVAAFEDGVYSQAFPAFGVERRGAPVQAFVRFNDAKIRLRSQVYEPDYIIVQDSSLIRDVDVFGGLKKGGIAIVNTERSIDAAVPEGVRLITLDATGIALEKLGVPIMNTTLIGAFAAATGEIALPAIRKALMRRFPGKLGEKNVAAAEYAYKLVKGEA
- a CDS encoding methanogenesis marker 12 protein, encoding ASGIPAVVMPGIHRGSPTDPRFKAYSHQTSPEKIGIAYEVCHDLGPDVVVCDTSSNTVTLLVSGGRIVGAFDACVFAPGTQHGALDVDAIRRIDAGVETANEAFLHAGVSHTLPPEEQDRTIAMFAAMECAAMLLLNPGAHVALAGSKGPIVAEEVSALLGRPVAVYDEWCAARGLARVARDVFSGKKEILGLSVDF
- a CDS encoding HAMP domain-containing sensor histidine kinase, with the protein product MLFFVFLVISVTIGFLSTISYLEVRGEIVEAYEEVMDHTDEMIREAVVLVNREEAYRGRDYSTEMVAILDTYVTGYTPPPDNASLPDTRPLEEHLHRLFGENTATSVHLTRTTEVADIVRYSSHFQPTWEVRTNSDGSVTTSAYDLTPDGSYLLEAAVIIPKQGGIPAIYQQDIVTKAREVNPFMESVRVYDTAGDLVVDLTDPMNTTGGTLGPEMLQQALTTRADVAVMDEETHRMTRYLFVDPDRGTDENTRIVEVTYNLQERVDHINAVKLFNIITGVLGVLFGALVALASSWYITRPVDAIVEDVGIIARGDLDHRIRATKGIEFARLEESVNMMVGRLKETIEKLRESEEQVREYSGDLEEMVDQRTGQLEVANEEANLYIDILLHDINNANTVTLSYLEFLKESDLSDDQREYAGKALAGAHKSVEIIRNVGTIRKTYEKRTDLAPISLDRVIREEVALHPDTRIRYDGTDIVVMADDLLGEVVANLIGNSRKHGGDGTEIRIAVADRGDKVEVSVEDTGPGITDDLKDAVFERFRRGKSTASGTGLGLHICRSLVTWYGGTIRADDRVAGRPGEGAAIRFTLRKYQETD
- a CDS encoding nitrilase-related carbon-nitrogen hydrolase; the encoded protein is MKVCCAGMAPAATVADGLARAGALAGEARAAGADLLVLPEQFATGWSATEPRADPSILRSLCRTAAEHGIWVVGSCYEGYLRPRNMAYAVSPEGRIAASYAKVHLFSPDGEDAACTPGTVPATFEAGGVRFALAVCYDLRFPDLFAHYAACGADCVLVPAAWPAVRLAQWDLLVRARALDGEYYVAGANAGAGSCIAGPDGELVGEERGDLVIGEIDLTKISAMRTALPVVKDRRPDLYAAWKECL
- a CDS encoding thiamine pyrophosphate-dependent enzyme, whose product is MTEECELFECGHRACGGCGPALAARLIMKGTGENTIIVASTGCMEVFSTPYPETAWGVPWIHSLFENAAAVASGIEASLKKQGRDEHVVCICGDGATFDIGMLCISGAFERGHDITYICYDNEAYMNTGIQRSGATPYDADTTTSPAGKCSTGNQRPKKDLPAILAAHGATYVATASIAYPNDLIKKVQRAVSTHGPNYIQVHAPCATGWGFDGSQTMAVGRLAVETGLWVNYEMMNGEVERVRKVAHRKPVDDYLSVQKRFRHLYRPGRNEEEIAKIQAIADANARKFGVDLNVKKEE
- the ndk gene encoding nucleoside-diphosphate kinase, encoding MDRTFVMIKPDGVQRGIIGAVISRLEAKGLKLMAARLTMLPEEKVMEHYAEHVSKPFFPSLKEYVMSGPVLTMVWEGKGAVAIVRKLVGATNPAEAAPGTIRGDFGMETGKNVIHASDSDESAAREIAIHFAGDEIVSYTRIDEPVLYE
- a CDS encoding DUF5803 family protein — protein: MSTPDRDRRHRAGVALCLALVILLAPAAAFEATVTVLPGGDAYRGEVTLVNESEYSFWEPGMLGERVPLTGKNVTVSGACGENCTYTQKNRNTIAFEKGNVTVTYEAPITEKNLQLIFTEPSNITVTLPEGQAVKNPLLGRVSEGGEVSTENNTTVIAFDRVRSAEVRFYDPARERLLYIFGSVWLTVAVVLLFPFLLMRRRQE